The Acidimicrobiales bacterium DNA window GGGCGGCAGCACGTTGTCGCGGTGATCGAAGGTGTGCGGGCCCAGCGTCTCGGTCATGCCGAGCGAGTTGGCCCGCGGCCGCATCGCTTCTGCCTGCTTGTCGGGCGGCAGCAGGTACGCGCCGGCGGCGGATGCCGTGCGCAGCGACGACACGTCGCGGGTCTGGAAGTCCGGATGATCCGCCAGTGCCTTGGCCATGTGCGGCCACCCGAGGACCTGCGTGATGCGCTCGCGCTCGATCAGGGCCAGGGTCTTGGGCGGATCGAATTGGTGCTCGAACACGAGCGTGGCGCCGGCGTGCAGCGCGGCGACCAGCGTGAAGCTCATGCCGCCGACCCAGAACAGCGGCATCGGCGTGTACAGCACGTCGTCGGCGTTGATGTCGCGCATCTGCCACAGGTTGTGGGCGTGGCGCACGGCCGGGCCGTGGGTGTGGATCGCACCCTTCGGGTCGGCCGTCGAACCCGACGAGTAGATGACGACCATCGGATCGGCGGGCGACACCTCGGACTCGACCGCGTCGAACACCGCCTCCGGCACGAGCGCGGCGCGGTTCTCCAGCTCGGACACCGGCGCGTTCCACGAGCGCTGCGGCATCGGACCCCACGTCCACACCGAGCGCAAGTAGGGCAGTTCCTCGATGAAGATCGACTCGTTCTCCTGGCCGACGATCGACGGCGCCACCTGCTCCATGCGCTCGAGGTAGTCGTGACCGAGGTGGCCGTCGACCATCAGCACCATCTGGGCGTCGCAGTGCCGCAGCGTGTAGCTCAGCTCCCGCGCCTTCGAGTACGTGTTGAGCAGCACGGCCACGCCGCCGATGCGCGTGATGGCCAACCAGCCGACGATCCAGTCCGGCCCGTTCGGCGCCAGCAGCGCCACCCGTGTGCCCTTGCCGGCGCCGCTCGCCAGCAGGCCCCGCGCCAGTGTGCGCGACGCCGCCTCGATGTCGTTGAACGAGAGGCGCAGGT harbors:
- a CDS encoding class I adenylate-forming enzyme family protein; amino-acid sequence: MKREPSFPSFTPTSGELIKHAAQKYGDKTFVVLEDLRLSFNDIEAASRTLARGLLASGAGKGTRVALLAPNGPDWIVGWLAITRIGGVAVLLNTYSKARELSYTLRHCDAQMVLMVDGHLGHDYLERMEQVAPSIVGQENESIFIEELPYLRSVWTWGPMPQRSWNAPVSELENRAALVPEAVFDAVESEVSPADPMVVIYSSGSTADPKGAIHTHGPAVRHAHNLWQMRDINADDVLYTPMPLFWVGGMSFTLVAALHAGATLVFEHQFDPPKTLALIERERITQVLGWPHMAKALADHPDFQTRDVSSLRTASAAGAYLLPPDKQAEAMRPRANSLGMTETLGPHTFDHRDNVLPPDKEGSFGPTVPGVEHKIVDPLTGEECAVGESGELWIRGYSLMQGLHKRERADVFTPDGWYRSGDGGYFDADGHFYFTGRLGDLIKANGMNITPRDVELALELHDDVALAFVCGVPVEDNMEKVVAAVALTPGASVTEDELKAFVKNEIASYKVPKHIAVFASQTELPWLDSGKVDRRALTAQLVERFSSN